ATTCTGGAAGGATAAATGGCTTGATGGGGATTCTTGAAAGACATTTTTCCAGAGGTGTTTAAGGTAGTGAAAGATAAAGATGCCATTGTAGCAGAGATGATTAGAAGTAATGGTTGGAAGTGTGTTTTTAGGAGAGCTTTGAATGCTAATGAACAACTAGAATGGGACCTTCTTAGGAATGATGTTTATGTTCCAAACCTTGTGGAAGGTGGAGATGAGATGTCTATTTTAGAGAATTTTAGCACGACAAAATGCTACGTGACTCTAGCTGGACAGTTGGAGACGTGCGGCTTCTCGAAGCATCTATGGAAGAATAATATTCCACATAAGGTCTTTTTATTATTTGGGCTTCttttcataattctcttccaaCTAGGGATATGTTAAGGCGTAGAGGAGTGGAGATAGAAAGTGATTTGTGTTTTTTCTGTAATATCGATAGAGAAATAACATATCATATGTTCTTGCATTGTCTTTATTCGTTTGTAATTTGGAACTACTTCATTAAAGCTTTTCGGATATCGTGGCCAATACCGAAATCATTACTTGATTTGTTTGAACCTTGGATTACAAATGTTTTGAGAGGTAGAGGTAATTCAGTATGTGGGATTATCCACTATACAATTTGTTGGAGACTGTGAGAAGTAAGAAACGGGAGATTTTTTGGTGCTAGAAAGCAGAAGGCGACTGAGATTATTGATCTTGTTAAACAATTTATAGTTGTATGGTCTTGTAATTTCGATACATTTAAGTTTGTATCTCATAGTCTCATTTGGAGCAATTGGAAGACTTTTATGACTGTGCAACTCCCTTTGCTTTTTGTAAAGGTTTTtgcttcaggaaaaaaaaattgttaagttCACTGTAATGTGAAAACAGTTGTGAGAAAATACGTTTTCATGCAGATCGGAACTTGAGAGTAATGTTTGTTTcggcattttttttgttttttatttttttcttcggcGGTATTTATGTGTATGAATCTAATGATGGAAAACAGCGCCATCAGTTGTTGTTCCCTTTAATTGGAAACAGCTACATCTAACTCTGTGAGTTACTATGGTCTAAGCCTAGATTTACGAGTTACTCAGCCGCACAATAGGAACAGGTTTTGAAACTTACAAAATTCCAATTAGAATTTAGATTACTTTCTTCAGTTTTTTGTTATTTCACTGTGTACGACTGCAATCTACTTTAAACTCACGAAGTTGAAGAAAGAGATGAGCAAGAACGTGGGAAACAAGTTTGTTTTCACTTCCGTTATACACAACAGTAGCTCTACTAAAACAAATGATAGAGTCTGTTTCAACAACTTGTACCAACATATATATAACTTATACTACATCTTGGGCGATCTATCCAATTGGAGCGTGTAAGCCACTTCAACTCTCCCCTCTCTGCATCTAGATGTCAACATGAACCAATATTATTCATCATACTAGAATTACGCTTCATAAGATGTCATCAAACATCATGGATAGCAACATTCCCTGTACAAACTGAGACCTGCTAGCCTTCTCCTCTTGATCCTTGTCTGAAAGAGGAGGAGATGGTTCAACATTTCTATCATTGCAAGAAGAAACCAGTGTTAGATTTGAGAGAAGATAAAAATCCAGCGGATATTTCTTTGATATCTCTATCAACATATTGGAATACTGGTCTAGGAAAATTTCATGCATTATCTGCACAACTACCAGAATAATGCAACGTGCAAGAACAAGAGAGCTTAAGGAGATCCTCTGACGACGTACACGCAGGCAAAAAATGCAGCTTCATACAAAGCAATCCACAAACACTTTGAATGTGTAAGGGTGGAGGAAATTTTCAGAAGTTCAACATTTAAAACCCATAAAAGCTACAATTGGTGAAGTTTCGAGAAACTTGGCATTGGTAAACTTGGGTATATAGACATAATAACTCATTGAGTAAGTAGGTATAGTACAGGAAAAATATCAAAGAGATTAATACCTTTCCTGCAGGTGCTCATCCGAAGTTTCCTCCACTGTGTTGGATTCATCAGAAGACTGGGAGTTTACACTTGCAGGCTCCTCGATTGTAGGCATATTGTACATAAATGAAGATAACAACGGATCAGGTGCGACACTAGAAACTGAGCCAGACGAACCTCCAAGAAGGGATTGCAAGTTTCCTTCTCGCAGTTCCTTCTTCAATTGAGAGAGAGTTGAAAGAGATCCACCTTTACTTGAGAGTTTTTTCCTGCGCTGAATGTAAGTTCTAGTTAAGAAATACAGATGATTGCACTGATATGCATGTGACAGCCTTTCTAACGAAGAAAACAAGTCATAACACCAAACGGCATTAACATCGGTACATAAAGGGAGTGGTTTGAACATCAAACTCGACCAGTTACAGTTACATAAAGAGAAATGACGATGGTCGACCAAAAAAGAGCAACGTATTTCCCGATCAGCAGGATTGCAATCTTCTTTGATAACTCAAGTTCGATAATTTCAACATAACCAAAAGAATAATCTTCCTTGCGGGAAAGCCAGTTAGTAGCACAGAACATGAGTTAAGTTCTGATTAAGCTAGACATAAAAAAAGGATATCTTAAAGAACTGTCCATGCTGCATTGTTATATGCGCAATCATGTCCATCCCTACCCGCAATCCACAAACTGGGCATTCCTGCAACATTAGAATTTATTAGCATTACCCAACTTAATCAATTCAACTTGACATAagaaaaaagatttccttaattTCATTCCATCTGTCCTAAACGGCTAAATCATACATTTAGGATTTTCATTTTCCGTGTGACTATTAACTGACCAAAGCTCAGTGCTCATTACTTCAAGCTAAACTAGACTCTCTTCACACTCCCAAGCTAAACATGAAACAAATCAATAATCTAAAGACAACCCAAGTTTCCAGCAACTAACCTATTGGAATATACAGATACTTGCTTTCACCTAAATTGGTGTAAAAAATCCTTATTTCACATACAAAATCAGCCCTAAACCCTAAATATACAACCCAATTCTAACATAAAAAACCTAAATTAACATAAAATTAATTCCTGAACTCTATATAAAACCCCCATCTtgtaaacaaacaaaaaagaagaagtaaaaaacATACCCCAGTTTTGGCCTCGACAGGATGCTCATCATCAATATGACAACACAATCCAATAATATCAAAATCTTCAGAACAGAAGGGACATGGGAATTCAGTCATTGGTAGAACCGGTTCATCATCACTATCGTATTCTTCATAAGCATTATACAAATCTACACCACAGCACAGGAAACCCCTCTCATCAAAACAAAGCAATCAAGAACCAAACCCAGAAATAAAAAATTAAGATCATTCATACATACCGTTTCTTGATTGGTAACGTTTTGATGTAGATAAACTATCACTCCATGAATCAGAATCCATATTAATGAATCGGAAAAATTGAATAAAAATCCCTCCTTTACCAAAAAAGATGAATACGTTGATTATTGATACAAACAAGTGATACAattgaaaccctagaaaatatTTGTTGTGAACAGGAGGAGAGTATATACAAAGGCAAGACTTTTCCTTGTTTGTTCCTAAAAAGGAGAAGAAGTGTGAGAAAAAGAAAGAGCAGCGAAATTACTGAGAGATAACCCTCTGACCCTCTCTATGTCTCCCTCTCGTTACCGACCACTAGTTAATTGTTATAAAGGGGACCGAATTTTGTTATCTATCAGAACGGACTATTCAATCACCGTTGACCAAAgtcaaaaatggtaaccatcatTCCAGTTTTACCCTTACCAACCAGTGACTAAACATTTCCTCATTTATAAAGGGGTATCACATTTCTACGGCGACATCATTttacataaaacaaaaaaatcatgACCACTGGATTTTTATATTCCCTCAAAAATTCGGTATCCTTTTGTAAATCgtgaaatatttttttataaaaagagATTCGCAAATCTGACTGTATCCCAATTCAGAAAATCAGTTAAACTGCCATCCACACTTTACAAATTGTTATTTCTAGCTCTCGAACCGTCAAGTCAGAGGTTAAGTTAGTAACAAGGTCCAATTTTCGGAATTTTCCTATATGACATGGGTATTATGGACAAAAAAAATGAACTAACTCAGTAACTTCATGTTTTCTTTTCCCTCTCTTCCTTTTGTTATTGAATCTTTGATTCTCGAATTAATATGTAACTTACTTTAATCCATTTTACTGCTCTGACTTTGACTTCACTATTTTATCTTGCATCCTAAAATCTAATTTGGAAAGTCTTTTCTTCGGTTAGAACTCTAATCAAAAtggtttgttgtttttttgtttttgaatgatAATTTACTTGATTCtctcttctcttttcttattATTACTCAGTTTAGTCTCTTCTTCCTTATGTATAATTaacctttttgttttgtttgcagttttgctcgtcttttctTTAAGATTACCGGTCGTAGTTTCCAATAGTAGTGTGTTACCAAAGTCTGTAGCAGTTGTGCTTCTTCAGCAGTCGTGCATTATCACCAAAACGACTTTTAACTTCTCGTCTTATTCAAAACTCGTGATTGTCCCTGTGGGTGTGAACCTTAGTTTGAGAttcactattttccttcaccgctTCATCTTTCCTGAACCATGAATCGATTAAATCTTCTCGCCGTGCGTTCATAATCAAAAGCGAAAATTGTTACCCCATacatcttgatttctatcaagaCATCTTTTTGCATggatttgaatttcaaaaatgtCAAGACAAAAAGTTTGAAACTTAAGCCCCTATTTATACCAATTCCTTCTTAACCTCGAGGTTGtgtgttaatcaatcatagtacaTACATCCgaacttgtttgttggatacgacttgattgattacttggaaaattgatctttggaatcacccaagtactctcaccaAGAAATCAAGTTCACCGACTTGTGTCTGTAAACGTTCTGATTTGAGAGTTAGaaatataactctagatatttcTTTCTTATTGAGATTCAGTaggttgaactctcggaattgaatattgagtttgtccataagaAAAAGCTCgaggtgtattttggtaccccacgtTTTCTGATATAT
This DNA window, taken from Papaver somniferum cultivar HN1 chromosome 3, ASM357369v1, whole genome shotgun sequence, encodes the following:
- the LOC113357423 gene encoding protein DEHYDRATION-INDUCED 19 homolog 4-like isoform X1 produces the protein MDSDSWSDSLSTSKRYQSRNDLYNAYEEYDSDDEPVLPMTEFPCPFCSEDFDIIGLCCHIDDEHPVEAKTGECPVCGLRVGMDMIAHITMQHGQFFKIQRRKKLSSKGGSLSTLSQLKKELREGNLQSLLGGSSGSVSSVAPDPLLSSFMYNMPTIEEPASVNSQSSDESNTVEETSDEHLQERNVEPSPPLSDKDQEEKASRSQFVQGMLLSMMFDDIL
- the LOC113357423 gene encoding protein DEHYDRATION-INDUCED 19 homolog 4-like isoform X2, translated to MDSDSWSDSLSTSKRYQSRNDLYNAYEEYDSDDEPVLPMTEFPCPFCSEDFDIIGLCCHIDDEHPVEAKTGECPVCGLRVGMDMIAHITMQHGQFFKIQRRKKLSSKGGSLSTLSQLKKELREGNLQSLLGGSSGSVSSVAPDPLLSSFMYNMPTIEEPASVNSQSSDESNTVEETSDEHLQERQGSRGEG